DNA from Ruficoccus amylovorans:
AATGTTCACCATCATATAGAAGGCGAATGCCATGGGGACGGCGACGTAAGCGTAGGTGTTGGTGTTAGCCAGCGAGTTGAGCAGATTGACTCCGAAGGCCGGTGCCGCCAGCAGCGCAGTCAGCGTGAAGGCGAGCTTGCTGTCGCTGACCGCCCATAGCGCCGAAAGGATGGTGAGGAAACCGATTACTGCGATAATCGAGCTGAGCCATGCATACTCGTCGATAAACGGATAGGTCACGATCGTGAATAGCAGGACGGTCAGCAGCAGGGCGAACTTGCCCATTGGCAGGTTGCGCCGATTGCGGAAGCGGATTATCTCGATCAGGTTCATGTGAGCATTTCGACGGTTTGGTGCTTTTTGAGCCCGAGGACATCACGGGCGTTGCCGCCGTTAATGGCGATCTCCAGAAATCCTCCCGACCCGAAATAGGCCAGCGGCGCTCCGGGCGAAACGTCCCCGAAGGTCTTCACCAGGGGCAGGCGGTCCGGATGCAGGGAGACGTGCAGCGACTCCGGGCTAAAGTGAACTGCGACGTCCTCGCGCCGCAGGTTGGTGATCGCGTTGCCGAAGTGGTCGAAGGCGATGATGCACCCATGAACGCCTTCGCGCATGAACTCTACTTGCGGCCACACCGTGCTCACAAGGTTGTCGCTGTCCGTCCCGATTGAGGCGAAATCTGCCCCCGAGGCCAGCCGCGCCGCTGCCGGGGCGAAGATGTCGCGCCCGTGAAAAGTATGGGAGGTGCCGGTGCGGTGAAAATCCGTGCCGGTGATTTCGCGTGCCTCGTAGTTTTCGAGGAAGCCGAACAAACCGTTGTCCGGCCCGACAAAGAAATGTCCGTTCGCGCGGACGGCGACGGCCTTGCGTGGAGTGCCTACGCCGGGATCGACCACGGCCAGAAAAACCGTGCCAGGGGGAAACTCGCGCCAGCATTGGCTCAGGACAAAAGCCCCGGCCTCGATGTCACCGGGGGAGATGCTATGGGTGATGTCAACGAGTTGCGCCTGCGGGCAATTTCTGAGCAGTACGCCTTTCATTGCACCGACGTACCAGTCGCGCATGCCAAAATCTGTCAGCAGCGCGATGAGAGTAGGGGAGGCGGCATCCATGAGTTTGTGGTTGTTATGGTACGGGTGGGGAACAGTTCGGCAAAACCAAAAACATGACGGAGAGCACCAGTTGTACCCAACGGGATCGTCATTCTGCATGGGCCCGTGTTTTAAAAACAAAGGGAATGCCTCGGGCATGAACGAATATCCGCTGTAAGCCCGCGCTGTAAGCAGGCAAGCGGAGTATTAATTATGAGTGGATAATTGGGAGCTGCTGCCTAAGATTTTATCCAGATGATTCCGACCGTCGTTATCCGCCACCCAAAGGAACGCCTGAGCAAGTGCTCGCTCGAGCCACTGCGTGGGCGGCCTGATCTTGTGTTTATC
Protein-coding regions in this window:
- a CDS encoding SAM hydrolase/SAM-dependent halogenase family protein produces the protein MDAASPTLIALLTDFGMRDWYVGAMKGVLLRNCPQAQLVDITHSISPGDIEAGAFVLSQCWREFPPGTVFLAVVDPGVGTPRKAVAVRANGHFFVGPDNGLFGFLENYEAREITGTDFHRTGTSHTFHGRDIFAPAAARLASGADFASIGTDSDNLVSTVWPQVEFMREGVHGCIIAFDHFGNAITNLRREDVAVHFSPESLHVSLHPDRLPLVKTFGDVSPGAPLAYFGSGGFLEIAINGGNARDVLGLKKHQTVEMLT